In a single window of the Oculatellaceae cyanobacterium genome:
- a CDS encoding WD40 repeat domain-containing protein, translating to MSFYNSAIAALFPLLLAISTPQPNISANSAIAQSTSPAKSATTSGHSAITKSWENVRLVHTIPDSPDTGVLAFSNDGQMLATGGKRFETSADGKSITETSDNIIKLWNINTGKQAGSLIYYSPSSPVRAIAFSPNKQIIASSSYNHGDKILVIKLWDVTTKQEIQTFRSIVQPKIHPELNNSLDESGKIAFTPDGKTLISIHGGNSTIQLWDVASTATAKSTLKNIKPQTSLQAETRYSDISHLNTLISLQPTEIEQAVRQDSNRYTDYVVKDQNTIKTRLDAGDSLETIKNNLKQSSLLVQQWRKTESPATYQAKTNYYIDDLISRITKEYIYLNARSVVEQLGTPTADGSRIFAGQGYTLTDQGNNFTVIANQGQRVILRMQNGNFDLSINTSNKDIVDFRAAVYKLLNQGLPRQTLTGHTSEITAFIVSPDSQILITGSKDKTIKQWNLKTGNLIRTLNQHSGEITSLAISKDNKVIASGSKDKTIKLWNLKTGQLIRTLSNKGEIYTVKFSLDAKTLITTSALQPNSVESHLQLWNVSNGKLMRDSGSLNWRTQLAINPDGKTYAIAGNALSLQILNLSTGQLIKNLGIEEQSAIFTPDGQTLVTFSSEGMKIWQSEKQIP from the coding sequence CCACAACCTAATATATCGGCAAATTCGGCGATCGCACAATCCACCTCACCCGCGAAATCAGCTACTACTTCTGGGCATAGTGCGATCACTAAATCGTGGGAAAATGTCCGCTTAGTGCATACTATACCCGACAGCCCCGATACAGGAGTACTTGCATTCAGCAACGATGGACAAATGCTTGCAACTGGGGGTAAAAGATTTGAAACTAGCGCTGATGGTAAAAGTATTACAGAAACTAGCGACAACATTATTAAACTGTGGAATATTAACACAGGCAAACAAGCTGGTAGTTTAATCTACTATTCACCATCATCACCTGTCAGAGCAATCGCATTTAGTCCAAATAAACAAATTATTGCCAGTAGCAGCTATAACCATGGTGACAAAATCTTAGTAATTAAACTATGGGATGTCACAACTAAACAAGAAATTCAAACATTCAGGAGTATTGTTCAACCTAAAATTCACCCTGAATTAAATAATTCCCTAGATGAAAGCGGCAAAATTGCCTTCACTCCAGATGGAAAAACACTAATTAGTATTCATGGTGGTAACTCAACAATTCAACTATGGGACGTAGCATCAACAGCAACAGCTAAGTCAACCTTAAAAAATATCAAACCTCAAACCTCCTTGCAAGCAGAAACTCGTTATTCCGATATTTCACATTTAAATACTTTAATATCCCTACAACCTACTGAAATAGAACAAGCTGTTCGTCAAGATAGCAACCGTTACACTGATTATGTAGTTAAAGATCAAAATACCATCAAAACTCGACTAGATGCAGGAGATAGCCTAGAAACTATAAAAAACAACCTGAAGCAGTCTAGTTTGTTAGTTCAGCAATGGCGCAAAACCGAATCCCCAGCAACTTACCAAGCTAAAACTAACTATTATATAGATGATCTTATTTCTCGAATCACCAAAGAATACATCTATCTCAATGCTAGATCTGTAGTTGAACAACTAGGTACACCAACTGCCGATGGTAGTCGTATATTTGCAGGACAAGGCTACACACTCACCGACCAAGGTAATAATTTTACAGTTATTGCTAATCAAGGTCAGCGAGTGATTTTGAGGATGCAAAATGGCAATTTTGACCTGAGTATAAATACATCTAATAAAGATATTGTTGATTTTCGTGCTGCTGTTTATAAATTACTCAACCAAGGTTTACCTCGTCAAACACTAACAGGACATACAAGCGAAATTACAGCTTTTATTGTTAGTCCTGATAGTCAAATCCTGATTACAGGTAGCAAAGACAAAACTATCAAACAGTGGAACTTAAAAACTGGAAATTTAATTCGTACCCTTAATCAGCATTCAGGTGAAATTACTAGCCTTGCTATCAGTAAAGATAATAAAGTAATAGCTAGTGGTAGTAAAGATAAGACTATCAAATTGTGGAATTTAAAAACTGGACAGCTAATCCGCACTTTGTCTAATAAAGGAGAAATATATACAGTAAAATTTAGCTTAGACGCTAAAACTTTGATCACCACATCTGCATTACAACCAAATAGTGTTGAGTCGCACCTTCAACTTTGGAATGTCAGCAATGGGAAACTGATGCGTGATAGCGGATCGCTTAATTGGCGGACACAATTAGCGATTAATCCTGATGGTAAAACCTATGCGATCGCAGGTAACGCCCTTTCTTTACAAATCTTGAATCTATCCACAGGACAACTTATCAAAAATCTTGGTATAGAAGAACAAAGCGCAATATTTACCCCCGATGGACAAACCCTTGTAACTTTCAGCAGCGAAGGCATGAAAATTTGGCAATCAGAAAAGCAAATACCCTAA
- a CDS encoding sulfotransferase, protein MYVILQFYKNKVLDIFNGDGWDKICKFLGKNISDQPFSPKNPRQNLAKNSNYLLNNQTPTEFNLLKKIRILGKKLRNN, encoded by the coding sequence TTGTATGTAATTTTACAATTTTACAAAAATAAAGTTTTAGATATCTTTAATGGTGATGGCTGGGATAAAATTTGTAAATTTTTAGGAAAAAATATTTCCGATCAACCTTTTTCACCTAAAAACCCCCGACAAAATTTGGCTAAAAATTCAAATTATTTGCTAAATAATCAAACCCCAACTGAGTTTAATCTACTTAAAAAAATTCGTATTTTAGGTAAAAAATTACGTAATAATTAA